In the genome of Fluviispira vulneris, one region contains:
- a CDS encoding asparaginase has translation MKKRVLIYHTGGTFGMALGNAQTVQTQSPDFLKDLLERVPELPSLAQIDLRILCNIDSSDANQKLWSLIANAIQENWDEFDGCVIIHGTDTMAFTATALAFFLQGLTKPIVFTGSQRPLSAMRSDARVNIIDAVELATRGIPEVMVCFDSKIHRAARVTKYSNEHLYAFKSYNAPLVGSLGVNFKIKQKILNSIIPTAKRHMPIINTQTNSNIASLSCVPGALPSEAFIESLLNSIDGLIIQGFGAGNLPAANKNWLELCKKSFLKKIPVVMSTQCESGSVSLDLYENGRIFANLGVISAMDMTFEAASVKLMIMLGRNISFDKRHEFFATPLAYECTPIFKNKENIGSSK, from the coding sequence ATGAAGAAAAGAGTTCTTATATATCATACCGGTGGTACTTTTGGGATGGCTTTGGGCAATGCACAAACAGTCCAAACTCAATCTCCAGACTTTTTAAAAGATCTCTTAGAGCGTGTGCCAGAGCTGCCTTCACTCGCGCAAATTGATTTAAGAATTCTTTGTAATATCGATTCCTCCGATGCAAATCAAAAACTTTGGTCCTTAATTGCCAATGCTATACAAGAAAACTGGGATGAATTCGATGGATGTGTGATTATTCATGGCACCGATACTATGGCTTTTACAGCAACAGCACTTGCATTCTTTTTACAAGGCCTAACAAAACCAATTGTTTTTACGGGATCACAGCGTCCGTTAAGCGCAATGCGTTCAGACGCACGTGTGAATATTATCGATGCTGTTGAATTGGCAACGCGTGGAATTCCAGAAGTCATGGTTTGTTTTGACAGCAAAATTCATCGTGCAGCACGAGTCACGAAATACAGCAATGAGCATTTATATGCTTTTAAAAGTTATAATGCTCCATTAGTTGGCAGCCTTGGCGTTAATTTTAAAATAAAACAAAAAATTTTAAATTCGATTATCCCAACTGCAAAAAGACATATGCCGATTATAAATACACAGACAAATAGCAATATTGCTTCCTTAAGTTGTGTACCTGGTGCATTGCCTTCCGAAGCATTTATAGAATCCCTCTTAAATTCTATAGATGGCCTAATTATTCAAGGCTTTGGTGCAGGGAATTTACCTGCAGCAAATAAAAATTGGTTAGAACTTTGCAAAAAATCTTTTCTTAAAAAAATTCCAGTTGTGATGTCAACTCAATGTGAATCTGGTTCTGTTTCGTTAGATTTATATGAAAATGGAAGAATTTTTGCAAATTTAGGGGTTATATCTGCAATGGATATGACATTTGAAGCAGCCAGTGTAAAATTAATGATTATGCTTGGTAGAAACATTTCCTTTGATAAAAGACATGAATTTTTTGCTACACCTTTAGCATATGAGTGCACTCCTATCTTTAAAAACAAAGAAAATATAGGATCAAGTAAATGA
- a CDS encoding BolA/IbaG family iron-sulfur metabolism protein — translation MLSHEVKKRIESGIAEAECLVSEFSGGTDHYSVIVISNAFEGQPALKRHRMIMELFKEEVDTGEVHALAIKAYTQKQWADEKQKHKPL, via the coding sequence ATGTTGAGCCATGAAGTGAAAAAGCGTATTGAATCAGGGATTGCAGAAGCTGAGTGCCTTGTCAGTGAATTTTCAGGCGGAACAGACCATTATTCTGTCATTGTGATATCAAATGCTTTTGAAGGTCAACCTGCTTTAAAACGCCATAGAATGATTATGGAACTATTTAAAGAAGAGGTTGATACGGGTGAAGTGCATGCGCTCGCGATAAAAGCATATACTCAAAAACAATGGGCGGATGAAAAACAAAAACATAAGCCCCTCTAA
- a CDS encoding phospholipase D family nuclease, which translates to MFKIKLIQIMTCSSLFFYLNPIYASTFKDSSYKVCFTPGSNCAEQIVKEIDAAKKSVYVQAYSFTSAPIAKAIVDAKKRGVEINVILDKGQFSQKYSSAKFLQNQGIPLWKDFKPAIAHNKIMIIDAKTVITGSFNFTKAAQERNAENILIITDTELAAKYKENWDKRKAASIREDGKNEKIN; encoded by the coding sequence ATGTTCAAAATAAAATTAATACAAATTATGACATGTTCTTCATTATTTTTTTATTTAAATCCTATTTATGCAAGTACATTTAAAGATTCTTCTTATAAAGTTTGTTTCACGCCTGGTTCAAATTGTGCAGAACAAATTGTAAAAGAAATTGATGCAGCAAAAAAAAGTGTTTATGTACAAGCTTATTCTTTTACAAGTGCTCCCATAGCCAAAGCAATTGTGGATGCTAAAAAGAGAGGAGTGGAAATTAATGTAATTTTAGATAAAGGACAATTTTCACAAAAATACTCTTCCGCAAAATTTTTACAAAATCAGGGTATCCCTCTTTGGAAAGATTTTAAGCCAGCTATCGCTCACAATAAAATTATGATCATCGATGCCAAAACCGTTATTACGGGAAGTTTTAATTTTACCAAGGCAGCTCAAGAACGGAATGCGGAAAATATACTGATTATCACTGACACAGAATTAGCTGCAAAATACAAAGAGAACTGGGACAAACGCAAAGCTGCTTCAATCCGTGAAGATGGTAAAAACGAAAAGATCAATTAA
- a CDS encoding hydroxymethylbilane synthase — protein MNSIIQIATRKSPLALWQARTTQKMLIDMGLSVDIFPVVTTGDKIQKSQLADVHLESNDPNHLSTGKGLFIKEIQEALLAQQAHVAVHSMKDLPVTQTEGLSVAAVLPRAGARDVLILSPMVLEQLGLNNKSEDELKNLTFTKLKALLLASDKFCENIIGTTSTRRQLLLKKHLKHDLNLQILRGNVDTRLKRLRNNEFAAIILAEAGLERLELMSHKEMFALPLNLFIPATAQGVIAVEVPEANQTLKMQIAQLCCHKTAINAGIERMVLFLLGGDCHSSIGVHFDGENLFVICGREGRTKELNISLNKQELKCMQNIFGKNKYIYSDFFKELCSSESANKIHKILIENNFADVSDVNLIKF, from the coding sequence ATGAACTCAATTATTCAAATTGCGACACGCAAAAGTCCTTTAGCTTTATGGCAAGCGCGCACAACGCAAAAGATGTTAATAGATATGGGACTGAGTGTCGATATATTTCCAGTGGTCACGACAGGTGATAAAATACAAAAATCTCAACTTGCAGATGTGCATTTAGAATCGAATGACCCCAATCATTTAAGCACTGGTAAGGGTTTATTTATAAAAGAAATTCAAGAAGCTCTCCTTGCTCAGCAGGCTCATGTCGCCGTGCACAGTATGAAAGATCTCCCTGTCACTCAAACAGAAGGTTTAAGTGTTGCTGCTGTTTTACCACGCGCAGGTGCACGGGATGTGCTTATTCTTTCTCCTATGGTATTAGAACAATTAGGCTTAAATAATAAGTCTGAAGATGAGTTAAAAAATTTAACTTTTACAAAGCTTAAAGCGTTATTACTGGCGAGTGATAAGTTTTGTGAAAATATTATAGGAACAACAAGCACTCGTAGACAACTCTTACTCAAAAAACATTTAAAACATGATCTCAATTTGCAAATTTTACGAGGTAATGTTGATACACGTCTTAAACGTTTGCGCAATAATGAATTTGCAGCCATCATTTTAGCAGAAGCTGGCCTCGAGCGGCTTGAACTAATGTCACACAAAGAAATGTTTGCATTGCCTTTAAATTTATTTATTCCTGCGACTGCACAAGGTGTTATTGCAGTTGAAGTTCCAGAAGCAAATCAAACATTAAAAATGCAAATTGCTCAGTTGTGCTGTCATAAAACAGCAATAAACGCTGGTATTGAAAGAATGGTATTGTTTTTACTTGGTGGAGACTGTCATTCTTCCATTGGTGTGCATTTTGATGGAGAAAATTTGTTTGTGATATGTGGACGTGAAGGAAGAACGAAGGAACTTAATATTTCTTTAAATAAACAGGAATTAAAATGTATGCAAAATATCTTTGGAAAAAATAAATATATTTATTCTGACTTTTTTAAAGAACTCTGTTCTTCTGAATCTGCAAACAAAATTCATAAAATATTAATTGAAAATAATTTTGCTGATGTAAGTGATGTTAATTTAATTAAATTTTAA
- the hemA gene encoding glutamyl-tRNA reductase, with amino-acid sequence MKQSQFFAYTGAHFKTCPVEMREAWAAIGTYKNVEYVLQKITPLQKIEFVIISTCNRFDICFFGMISKQQILNIFSELYNIYIKNLNSTCKILTLEYFERFLHIDFDADALRTLYKVTTSLDSLVLGESQILGQVKDAYMQACEFGSAQNQAAAIFSRNFRVAKKVRTETEIGRNGISIGHAAIDVISRVFEGVQDKKIVIFGAGEMSRITAQHLIVSNAKSVYIANRTFAKAEKLALELGDAWPLELQDALDRISEFDICIAAASGNNYIIENNHLKDYAKKRHGKLSVMVDISVPRKIDPKVSEFDNLFLFNVDDLDSVMEKNRQNRRMAAQQAELIIEGEVRDYILFCKQKENLANVGRFHSWIKNVTDYEISRYVRDIKNGKSVNPSVVSDAIAKKIVSNAAFLARNNMKPEDAESTVGDLLEYLFRLSEQPLLPENVQKEDNIVKLPVKPSGKLGGI; translated from the coding sequence ATGAAACAATCGCAATTTTTTGCTTACACTGGAGCTCATTTTAAAACCTGTCCTGTGGAAATGCGTGAAGCTTGGGCTGCGATTGGTACATATAAAAATGTCGAATATGTTTTACAAAAAATAACCCCATTACAAAAAATTGAATTTGTCATTATTAGCACATGCAATCGGTTTGATATTTGTTTTTTTGGCATGATCTCTAAACAACAAATTTTAAATATATTTTCAGAATTGTATAATATTTATATTAAAAATTTAAATTCAACGTGCAAGATATTAACTTTAGAATATTTTGAACGATTTTTGCATATTGATTTCGATGCTGATGCTCTAAGAACGCTCTATAAAGTTACAACAAGTTTAGACTCATTAGTACTTGGTGAATCGCAAATTCTTGGACAAGTTAAAGATGCTTATATGCAAGCATGTGAATTTGGCTCAGCACAAAATCAAGCTGCTGCTATTTTTAGTCGGAATTTTCGTGTCGCTAAAAAAGTACGCACAGAGACCGAAATTGGTCGAAATGGAATATCAATTGGGCATGCCGCTATTGATGTTATTTCCCGCGTATTTGAAGGCGTGCAAGATAAAAAAATTGTGATTTTTGGTGCTGGAGAAATGTCAAGAATCACTGCTCAACATTTGATTGTTTCAAATGCTAAAAGTGTGTACATAGCAAATAGAACATTTGCAAAAGCTGAAAAACTAGCCCTCGAATTGGGTGATGCATGGCCTTTGGAATTGCAAGATGCCTTAGATCGTATTTCAGAATTTGATATTTGTATTGCAGCCGCTTCAGGTAATAACTATATAATTGAAAATAATCATTTAAAAGACTATGCAAAAAAAAGGCATGGTAAACTTTCCGTCATGGTTGATATAAGTGTGCCAAGGAAAATTGATCCTAAAGTGTCAGAATTTGACAACCTTTTTCTATTTAATGTTGACGATCTTGACTCTGTGATGGAGAAAAATCGGCAAAATCGGCGAATGGCAGCTCAACAAGCAGAACTTATTATTGAAGGTGAAGTACGCGATTATATATTATTTTGCAAACAAAAAGAAAATCTTGCGAATGTTGGACGGTTTCACAGTTGGATTAAAAACGTAACTGATTATGAAATTTCTCGCTATGTAAGAGATATTAAAAATGGGAAATCTGTTAATCCTTCAGTTGTATCAGACGCAATTGCAAAAAAAATAGTATCAAATGCAGCATTTCTCGCACGTAATAATATGAAACCTGAAGATGCAGAGTCTACAGTGGGAGATCTTCTTGAATATTTATTTCGACTATCTGAACAACCTCTGTTACCTGAAAATGTGCAAAAAGAAGATAATATTGTGAAACTCCCAGTCAAACCCTCTGGAAAATTAGGTGGGATATAA
- a CDS encoding lysophospholipid acyltransferase family protein, giving the protein MRTFLFYIGYLYYLVLLKTVRIRLVGFENIQAVWRKGKNAVFCCPHNSILACFIGVDQQERPKVSLIASLSKDGELVAKLLLKRRYEMIRGSSSRGGRKALLEMQRAGESGVSLGIAFDGPKGPPLIPKRGIVGCARVVNGPLFLIHAHSKSGRLFGFPRAIRVNSWDKMLIPVPFCEIEVFFEKLPEQEEMHIQVEEEYEKFILNYVQKRSFEVFPNLYS; this is encoded by the coding sequence ATGAGGACTTTTTTATTTTATATAGGCTATTTGTACTATCTCGTATTGCTAAAAACCGTACGCATTCGCCTTGTCGGATTTGAGAATATCCAAGCGGTTTGGCGTAAAGGCAAAAATGCAGTTTTTTGCTGCCCACATAATTCAATTTTAGCTTGCTTTATTGGAGTGGATCAACAAGAAAGACCTAAAGTCTCTTTAATTGCTAGCTTAAGTAAAGATGGTGAGCTGGTTGCTAAATTGTTGTTAAAAAGAAGGTATGAAATGATCCGTGGATCCTCAAGCCGTGGAGGGCGTAAAGCATTACTTGAAATGCAGCGGGCTGGAGAGAGTGGTGTCAGTCTCGGCATTGCCTTTGATGGACCAAAGGGGCCGCCTCTTATTCCTAAACGTGGCATAGTTGGTTGTGCTCGAGTGGTAAATGGGCCACTTTTTTTGATCCATGCCCATTCTAAGAGCGGCCGTTTGTTTGGTTTTCCAAGAGCAATTCGCGTAAACTCTTGGGATAAAATGCTTATACCTGTTCCTTTCTGTGAGATTGAAGTTTTCTTTGAGAAGCTGCCTGAGCAGGAAGAGATGCATATTCAAGTTGAGGAGGAGTATGAAAAGTTTATATTAAATTATGTACAAAAAAGGTCATTTGAAGTTTTTCCTAATTTATATTCTTAA
- the ccsA gene encoding cytochrome c biogenesis protein CcsA, producing MEGWGRPFTLNAQSLDNDMQNLTIQENIFRNIFMLETIARIGMSTLYGFAVLIFGYTLMLKSKNAPHSEKFHIGARALFLLATSFTIVYGTLEFIFPVNSLTTQVYTVICFVLSVAVIAVDRGKEGLPAFSFLVGALTFLLATISPFLDPTPLYNAASGDWLVFLHIGTAALGEAIFVAAFCASLLYLREYTKLKQKKLEKVHSPISLAALEKLVERSSFIGLTFITISLLSGLALIFIGKVTVQVGIVKILWAFLVWGWYVMTIFGRSLWGWRGRKGARLTVFGMLLLILGFFGTIWQYV from the coding sequence ATGGAAGGATGGGGCCGACCATTTACCCTCAATGCACAGAGTTTGGATAATGACATGCAGAATCTGACAATTCAAGAAAACATTTTCCGTAATATATTTATGCTTGAGACCATTGCACGGATTGGTATGAGCACTTTATATGGTTTTGCTGTATTGATTTTTGGATACACATTGATGCTAAAATCAAAGAATGCTCCACATTCAGAAAAATTTCATATAGGTGCAAGAGCTCTTTTTTTATTAGCAACTTCTTTTACTATCGTATATGGAACTCTTGAGTTTATTTTCCCAGTGAATTCATTGACAACTCAAGTTTATACAGTCATTTGTTTTGTTCTATCTGTTGCAGTCATTGCCGTAGATCGCGGAAAAGAAGGACTTCCAGCTTTTTCTTTTTTGGTGGGCGCTCTTACTTTTCTATTAGCAACGATCTCTCCATTTCTCGACCCAACGCCACTTTATAATGCAGCATCTGGCGATTGGTTGGTCTTTTTACATATTGGTACAGCCGCACTGGGAGAAGCTATTTTTGTAGCAGCATTTTGCGCATCCCTGCTTTATTTAAGAGAATATACAAAATTAAAACAAAAGAAATTAGAAAAAGTACACTCACCTATCAGTCTTGCCGCACTCGAAAAACTCGTTGAACGATCATCTTTCATTGGCTTAACTTTTATTACTATCAGTTTATTATCAGGGTTGGCCTTGATTTTTATCGGCAAAGTGACTGTGCAAGTTGGAATTGTTAAAATTCTCTGGGCATTTTTAGTTTGGGGATGGTATGTGATGACCATATTTGGTCGCAGTCTTTGGGGATGGCGAGGAAGAAAAGGGGCTCGCTTGACTGTTTTTGGTATGCTTTTGTTGATCTTAGGTTTTTTTGGGACAATTTGGCAGTACGTTTGA
- a CDS encoding M20/M25/M40 family metallo-hydrolase produces MKNIKHLHSPTCGCKNEKGEPLFVTAPSKETQDALDYCEKHLEKELKNLIKLVKIPSVSLAGFDENDVKLSAEATAELLREAGLENVELLELGKGIHPYVYGEWLHKPGAPTLLLYAHHDVQPPGREEKWKSNPFIPVEKDGRLYGRGTADDKAGIIAHTAAISSYLKTAGELPVNVKVLIEGEEEIGSNNLAAFVRKHKDKLRADGIIVTDCANVDSGIPSITTALRGLVAVDIEVEALDHPVHSGLWGGILPDPVFALTKILSTLCDEYGNIAIKGINDKVKALTEEERENFAHLKMENIARGATGLLNGLPFTAQEKDFAEKLWRQPSLSINAIQSGSRKLVSNIIQDAAWARVSIRIVPNMKPQEILDILTKHIQSVCPQGFRLKIKPESSSNWWAIADPKEDVYQIAARSLEKGYGHTTQFIGCGASIPFVQPLSDEFGSIPAILVGVEDPYTNAHSENESLLLTDFKKSLFGQIHMLQDLAKFKKI; encoded by the coding sequence ATGAAAAATATTAAACATCTTCATTCCCCTACATGTGGTTGTAAAAATGAAAAAGGAGAACCTTTATTTGTTACAGCACCGTCAAAAGAAACACAAGATGCTCTTGATTATTGTGAAAAACATCTTGAAAAAGAACTTAAAAACTTAATCAAACTTGTAAAAATTCCAAGTGTAAGCCTTGCTGGTTTCGATGAAAATGATGTGAAGCTTAGCGCAGAAGCCACTGCTGAGCTTTTGCGAGAAGCAGGTCTTGAAAATGTTGAATTGCTTGAACTCGGCAAAGGCATTCATCCTTATGTATATGGTGAATGGCTGCATAAGCCCGGTGCACCTACTTTGTTACTTTATGCTCATCACGATGTTCAACCACCAGGACGAGAAGAAAAATGGAAATCAAATCCATTTATACCAGTAGAAAAGGATGGTCGCCTGTATGGCCGAGGAACAGCAGATGATAAAGCAGGAATTATTGCACACACAGCAGCAATTTCTTCGTATTTAAAAACAGCTGGGGAATTACCAGTAAATGTAAAAGTTTTGATTGAGGGCGAAGAAGAAATCGGCAGTAATAATCTTGCTGCATTCGTAAGGAAACACAAAGATAAATTGAGAGCAGATGGAATAATCGTAACAGATTGTGCCAATGTCGATTCAGGCATTCCAAGCATTACGACTGCCCTACGCGGACTCGTCGCAGTGGATATAGAAGTTGAAGCTCTGGATCACCCAGTGCACTCTGGACTCTGGGGAGGAATTCTGCCCGATCCTGTTTTTGCTCTTACGAAAATCTTATCCACTTTGTGCGATGAATATGGAAACATTGCCATCAAAGGTATTAACGATAAAGTTAAAGCTCTCACAGAAGAGGAAAGAGAAAACTTTGCGCACTTAAAAATGGAAAATATCGCACGCGGAGCAACCGGTCTGTTAAATGGGCTGCCTTTTACTGCTCAGGAAAAAGATTTTGCAGAAAAATTGTGGCGCCAACCTTCTTTGAGTATAAACGCCATTCAAAGTGGCTCACGTAAACTCGTAAGTAATATTATTCAAGACGCAGCATGGGCACGTGTTTCAATTCGTATCGTTCCTAACATGAAGCCGCAAGAAATTTTAGATATTTTAACGAAACACATACAATCTGTTTGCCCGCAAGGTTTCCGTCTCAAAATTAAGCCCGAGTCTTCAAGCAATTGGTGGGCAATTGCGGATCCCAAAGAAGATGTTTACCAAATTGCCGCACGTTCTTTGGAAAAAGGTTATGGGCACACCACTCAATTTATTGGTTGTGGCGCAAGTATTCCATTTGTTCAACCATTATCCGATGAGTTTGGTTCAATCCCGGCAATCCTTGTGGGCGTTGAAGATCCTTACACAAATGCGCATTCGGAAAATGAAAGTTTATTGCTTACAGATTTTAAAAAATCACTTTTTGGGCAAATTCATATGTTGCAAGATTTGGCTAAATTTAAAAAAATTTAA
- a CDS encoding tetratricopeptide repeat protein, which yields MKNRVLTITLYGTMFCKSFIVYGEQGSYTATKDTLVKDMELISKADKDYNSESSTQLYLTAKRIIVDSLPGEQVKAEKLLIESIRQNPKNINAYVALAKLIQSQVAQGNKYPQELHKSITLINQAYEIDPERPKTRFASADILFYTGQVKSAEDLYLDTMTRFPNHRDTYIEKTRIYSEKNPQESIRNAEAALKLGASTDDISQYLSSALIRSTKKEVLANKLKSYAQKYPDRWLWHKTALAYANNRNYKEATNAFEKAITLGNDVESRLQLAVMQYSIESKNKKAIENLNKLITILGEKEYISTTAYSLVYAHLSLAYFKDKKNEEAALAATYAAKSSGESKQFYTSLVAEYKKINALYILDNSLNYLIKEEPSFELPYTVFAEINRNNKKYGTAIEMYDKAISLEPKRDDLFAERAITYYKSSSYENALEDFEAALKLRPHTAIYLYNKACMLALLGKKADALKTLKLAFIEDKKLIELARVDSDFASIKSDNLYSSQFASLILEDFDEKWSVTESEPQ from the coding sequence TTGAAAAATAGGGTTCTTACCATAACACTTTATGGCACTATGTTTTGCAAGAGCTTCATTGTCTATGGAGAGCAAGGATCGTACACAGCGACCAAGGATACACTTGTTAAAGATATGGAATTGATTTCCAAAGCCGATAAAGATTATAATTCCGAATCTTCAACTCAGCTTTATTTAACTGCAAAACGAATTATTGTCGACTCTTTACCTGGAGAACAGGTAAAAGCTGAAAAGCTTTTAATTGAAAGCATCCGGCAAAACCCAAAGAATATCAATGCTTATGTTGCTCTTGCCAAACTCATACAATCGCAGGTTGCGCAGGGTAATAAATATCCCCAAGAACTACACAAAAGCATCACTCTCATAAACCAAGCATACGAAATTGACCCCGAAAGACCTAAAACACGTTTTGCCAGTGCAGATATTTTATTCTACACAGGTCAGGTAAAAAGCGCAGAAGATCTTTACCTTGACACGATGACTCGATTCCCAAACCATAGAGATACGTATATAGAAAAAACAAGAATATATTCAGAAAAAAATCCACAGGAATCTATACGCAATGCTGAAGCCGCTCTTAAATTGGGAGCCTCAACAGATGATATTTCTCAGTATTTAAGTTCAGCTCTCATTCGCAGTACAAAGAAAGAAGTTCTAGCAAATAAGCTAAAATCATATGCACAAAAATATCCTGATAGGTGGCTATGGCATAAAACTGCTTTAGCTTATGCCAATAATAGAAATTATAAAGAAGCAACAAATGCTTTTGAAAAGGCAATCACCCTCGGAAATGATGTCGAATCACGTTTACAGTTAGCCGTTATGCAATATTCGATTGAGAGTAAAAATAAAAAAGCCATTGAAAATTTAAATAAATTGATCACAATACTTGGAGAAAAAGAATATATCTCTACAACAGCATATTCCTTAGTTTATGCTCATTTGTCTTTAGCTTATTTTAAAGACAAAAAAAATGAAGAAGCCGCATTGGCTGCGACCTATGCGGCAAAATCAAGTGGAGAAAGCAAACAATTCTATACATCACTCGTTGCTGAATATAAAAAAATAAATGCTTTGTATATATTAGATAATTCATTAAATTATTTAATAAAAGAAGAACCATCATTTGAACTACCTTATACTGTTTTTGCTGAAATCAATAGAAACAATAAAAAATACGGTACTGCTATAGAAATGTACGATAAAGCAATATCTTTAGAACCAAAAAGAGATGACCTCTTTGCAGAAAGAGCAATTACATATTATAAAAGTTCTAGTTACGAAAATGCACTAGAAGATTTCGAAGCTGCTTTAAAGCTGCGTCCACATACTGCAATTTATCTTTATAATAAAGCCTGTATGCTCGCACTTTTAGGAAAAAAAGCGGATGCTCTAAAGACTTTAAAGCTCGCTTTTATTGAAGATAAAAAATTAATCGAGTTAGCACGAGTTGATTCTGATTTTGCCTCAATAAAATCGGACAATTTGTATTCCTCTCAGTTTGCTTCACTCATTTTAGAGGATTTTGATGAAAAATGGAGCGTAACAGAATCAGAACCACAATAA
- a CDS encoding beta-alanine-activating enzyme beta-propeller domain-containing protein: MFFNNPLCCLILSFSFSSVAFANNDLEISENYDNSSYLEGNYQRLYDFEPKKLWRYSTQGSLYGSPTVAINGAVYIGSKDGYLHAYYPEDKFHNWKFKTDGEIFSTPAVSDDGSIYFSSLDKNIYALTSDGKLKWKFITGDEAYSSPVIGKDGTIYVGSNDHKLYAINPDGTKKWDFITGDAIFSASPSIDNDGTIYIGSNDNKLYAINPDGTKKWEYTTGGMIYSSPAFASDGTIYFGSYDNKLYALNPDGTKKWEFTTGRSVHASPTVGKDGIVYFTSMDSKLYALTPEGNKIWEFSAGGSIYSKPLLNKAGEIYIASFDQKLYLISRDGYKIWSYKLGGFVYSSPVLGKGNSVIVSSFDKKLYAIYEDIQLMPSPFDLRN; the protein is encoded by the coding sequence ATGTTTTTCAATAATCCGTTGTGTTGTCTGATATTATCTTTTTCTTTTTCAAGTGTAGCTTTTGCAAATAATGATTTAGAAATTAGTGAAAATTATGATAATTCGAGTTATTTAGAGGGAAATTATCAAAGATTATATGATTTTGAACCCAAAAAATTATGGCGATATTCTACTCAAGGAAGTTTATACGGTAGTCCTACAGTCGCAATAAATGGAGCCGTGTATATTGGATCGAAAGATGGTTATTTACATGCATATTATCCAGAAGATAAATTTCACAATTGGAAATTCAAAACGGATGGAGAAATATTTTCAACTCCCGCTGTTTCAGATGATGGTAGCATTTATTTTTCTTCTTTAGATAAAAATATTTATGCTTTAACGTCTGATGGAAAACTTAAATGGAAATTTATCACAGGCGATGAAGCTTATTCTAGTCCTGTCATTGGTAAAGATGGAACGATTTATGTAGGATCTAATGATCATAAACTCTATGCAATCAATCCAGACGGAACAAAAAAATGGGATTTTATTACGGGTGATGCTATTTTTTCCGCATCTCCTTCTATAGACAATGACGGAACAATTTACATTGGTTCTAATGATAATAAACTTTATGCAATCAATCCAGACGGAACAAAAAAATGGGAATATACGACAGGAGGGATGATTTATTCTTCACCTGCATTTGCTTCGGATGGAACTATTTATTTTGGTTCTTATGATAATAAACTCTATGCACTCAATCCAGACGGAACAAAAAAATGGGAATTTACAACAGGACGCAGTGTGCATGCAAGTCCGACTGTTGGTAAAGACGGAATAGTATATTTTACGTCCATGGATAGTAAGCTTTATGCTTTAACTCCTGAAGGAAATAAAATATGGGAGTTTTCTGCTGGTGGATCTATTTATTCAAAGCCACTCTTAAATAAAGCTGGTGAAATATATATTGCTTCATTTGATCAAAAATTATATTTAATTTCTAGGGATGGATATAAAATTTGGTCTTATAAATTAGGAGGATTTGTTTATTCAAGTCCTGTATTAGGTAAAGGTAATTCAGTAATCGTAAGTTCCTTTGATAAAAAACTTTATGCAATTTATGAAGATATTCAGTTGATGCCTTCGCCTTTTGATTTAAGAAATTAA
- a CDS encoding J domain-containing protein, with product MCSQFSDDDSFDERRIELEKKKQKKLEKQLRLKQKAELIQELQKIREHNTSSQHNFNLCLEKSSKYPRGTLKWALEFLSAQTDTDHEFIRKVYLERAQLWHPDKNNDKNHLAMQYLNEAWQIVKKNK from the coding sequence ATGTGCAGCCAATTTAGCGATGATGATTCTTTTGATGAGAGAAGAATCGAATTAGAGAAAAAAAAACAAAAAAAGCTTGAAAAGCAACTTCGATTGAAACAAAAAGCGGAATTAATCCAAGAATTACAAAAAATCCGCGAACATAATACAAGTAGTCAGCATAATTTTAACCTATGTTTAGAAAAATCGAGTAAATATCCGAGGGGAACTTTAAAATGGGCTCTCGAGTTTTTAAGTGCACAAACTGATACAGATCATGAATTCATTAGAAAAGTATATTTAGAACGCGCTCAGCTTTGGCATCCAGATAAAAATAATGATAAGAATCATTTGGCAATGCAATATTTAAACGAAGCTTGGCAAATTGTTAAAAAAAATAAATAA